Part of the Cellulomonas taurus genome, ATCTCGGTGAGGTCCAGGACCCGGCCGTGCACCCGCTGATCGGCCAGCTCGCCGTTGATGCTGAACAGCCGCGCGCGGCCGGTGGCGTCCACCGCGGTGTGCGCCGCGGTGAAGGGTTCGCCGGTGGTGAAGGTCTCGGAGACGCGTGCCACCAACCCCACGGTGTCCTCCGGGTGCTGGTGCGCGAGCACCAGCGCGGTCGACGGCACGACGTCGTGCGGAGCGAAGCCGTACATGCGGAACAGCTCGTCGTCCCACCACCAGGTGTCGGTGCGCAGGTCGACACTGAACCGGCCGACCGCGTGGTCGTCCGTCCTCGTCGATCTGCGTGGTGTGATGCGTGCGGTCAGGTCGGTCATGACCGTGGCCCCCATCGGTCCCGCCACCGGAATGCGGCCGCTGTGCTGGACCGCAGCCGATCAGCCGTGTAGCGCGACCGTACGCCCGATCGGGTGACAACGACACCGGAGTGCGGGCGACCGTCCGCCGGGATAGCGTCCGGGAGTCTCATGCCACGGGGCACACCGCCGTGCACCGGGAGTCACCTTGCGCGCACCAGCCCCCCGCGGGCCGTTCAGTGACCGTCTCCTCACCGCCCTGACCAGCGGCACCGTCGACCCCGCCCTGTCCGACCTCGCCCTCCGTGCGGTGGCAGCGAGCCCCGACCTGGCCACCGACGAGGATGTCCAGGTCGCGCTGACCGCGCTGTACGAGCTGCACTACCAGGGCCTGGAGGGTGTCGACGACGGCCTGGAATGGCACCCCGACCTGCTCCGGGCGCGCGCCGTGATCGAGGCGGAGTTCGAGGCGCAGCTGCGCGCAGCGGTGGCGGTGCCGGACGACCTGCGGCCGGAGCCGGAGCAGCAGTCGGTCGCCGCCGCGCTGTTCGCGCTGACCAGCCGGGACAGCGGTCCGAGCCTGTCCGGATACGTCGCTAAGAAGGCCACCGACGAGCAGCTGCACGAGCTGCTGATCAACCGGTCGATCTACCAGCTGAAGGAGGCCGACCCGCACACCTGGGCGATCCCGCGGTTGCTCGGCGAGCCGAAGGCGGCCCTGGTGGAGATCCAGGCCGACGAGTACGGCGGCGGGCGGCCCGAGCGGATGCACGCGGCCCTGTTCGCCCGGACGATGCGCGGCCTCGGCCTGGACGACAGCTACGGCCACTACATCGACCTGGTGCCCGCGATCACGCTGGCCTCGGTGAACATGATGACGATGTTCGGGCTGCACCGGCGGCTGCGGGGCTGCATCGTCGGGCACCTGGCCGCCTTCGAGATGACGTCCTCCCAACCGAACCGGTTGTACGGGAACGGCTTCCGTCGGCACGGGTACGACGCGGACGTCACGTGGTACTTCGACGAGCACGTCGAAGCCGATGCGGTGCACGAACAGATCGCCGGACGCGACCTGGCAGGCGGGCTGGTGGCACAACAGCCCGCACTGCTGGACGAGGTGATGTTCGGCGCCGCCGCCTGCCTGCACATCGACGGCCGGGTGGGCGCGCATCTGATCGATCGGTGGTCGGCGGGGGAGTCGGCGCTGATCGGCGCCGGGGCCCGGAGCACCGGGGCGGTGTAGTGATCGTCGACGCGGAGTACCTGCTGCCGCTGCGCTGGACCGACGACACCGACCTGGAGGAGCTGGCCGACTACCTGTCCCGCCTGGTGCGGTGGCTGCCGGTGACCGTGGTCGACGGGTCGCCTGCCGCCGGGTTCGCCCGGCACCGGGCTGCCTTCCCGGACGCCGTGCGCCACCTGCGACCCGACCCGTCGACGGCGCTGAACGGGAAGGTCGCCGGCGTGCTGACCGGGCTGCGGCACCGCCGCGCGGAGCAGATCGTGATCGCCGACGACGATGTGCGCTACGACCGTGCAGGGCTGCTGGCGGCCGTCGACCGGCTCCGGGACGCCGATCTGGTGCGGCCGCGGAACGTGTTCCACCCCCAGCCCTGGCACGCCCGGTGGGACACCGCGCGCAGCCTGGTCAATCGCAGCCTGGGTGGTGACTATCCCGGCACCCTGGTGCTGCGGGCCGACGCGCTCGGCACTGCGGGGTACGACGGGGGCGTGCTGTTCGAGAACCTGGAGCTGATCCGCACGGTGCTGGCCCGGGGTGGCCGGGTGTGCCGTGCTGACGACCTGTACGTCCTGCGCCGACCGCCCAGCACCGGACACTTCTGGCGCCAGCGGGTCCGGCAGGCCTACGACAGCCTGGCCCAGCCGCCCCGGTTCCTCGCCGAGCTGGCGCTGCTGCCGATCGCGGTGGCAACGCGCCGCCACGGCGGCCCTGCGCTGATCGCCCTGGCCGCGATCGCGGTGGCCGAAACCGGGCGGCGTCGCCAGGGCGGTCATTCGGTGTACCCGCGCTCCGCCGCGCTGTGGGCACCGGTCTGGCTCGCCGAACGTGCGCTGCTCGCCTGGCTGGTGCTGCCGCTGCGCGCGGGTGGGGGCGTGCGCTACGCCGGACACCGCGTGGCGCACGCCGCCACCCCACTCCGCGCTCTCCGCCACGACCACGACCAGGAGTCACGATGACCACCGCGCACCACGGTGCCGAGGTCGGCGAACCGACCGACGCACCCCAGGTCACGCCTCACGATGCGGGCCCCGCGCCCGTGATCCTCACGGCGTGCACCGATGGCCCGATCCTGGTGCGGGGCGAGGTCGAGATCCGGGACAGCTCCGGTCGGCCGGTCCCGCGTCGCCGGGCCACGGTCGCGCTGTGCCGGTGTGGTGCGTCGGCGATCAAGCCCTTCTGCGACGGGTCGCACAAGGCGATCGGATTCCGCAC contains:
- a CDS encoding ANTAR domain-containing protein — protein: MTDLTARITPRRSTRTDDHAVGRFSVDLRTDTWWWDDELFRMYGFAPHDVVPSTALVLAHQHPEDTVGLVARVSETFTTGEPFTAAHTAVDATGRARLFSINGELADQRVHGRVLDLTEMVDLQARRAATVSIEASARSRAGIEQAVGAVALAEGVSPEVAFRRLRTVSNDANVPLRTLATAIVEQLPALNSDPGRLPRFLRELSAPTHRR
- a CDS encoding iron-containing redox enzyme family protein — encoded protein: MRAPAPRGPFSDRLLTALTSGTVDPALSDLALRAVAASPDLATDEDVQVALTALYELHYQGLEGVDDGLEWHPDLLRARAVIEAEFEAQLRAAVAVPDDLRPEPEQQSVAAALFALTSRDSGPSLSGYVAKKATDEQLHELLINRSIYQLKEADPHTWAIPRLLGEPKAALVEIQADEYGGGRPERMHAALFARTMRGLGLDDSYGHYIDLVPAITLASVNMMTMFGLHRRLRGCIVGHLAAFEMTSSQPNRLYGNGFRRHGYDADVTWYFDEHVEADAVHEQIAGRDLAGGLVAQQPALLDEVMFGAAACLHIDGRVGAHLIDRWSAGESALIGAGARSTGAV
- a CDS encoding glycosyltransferase, coding for MIVDAEYLLPLRWTDDTDLEELADYLSRLVRWLPVTVVDGSPAAGFARHRAAFPDAVRHLRPDPSTALNGKVAGVLTGLRHRRAEQIVIADDDVRYDRAGLLAAVDRLRDADLVRPRNVFHPQPWHARWDTARSLVNRSLGGDYPGTLVLRADALGTAGYDGGVLFENLELIRTVLARGGRVCRADDLYVLRRPPSTGHFWRQRVRQAYDSLAQPPRFLAELALLPIAVATRRHGGPALIALAAIAVAETGRRRQGGHSVYPRSAALWAPVWLAERALLAWLVLPLRAGGGVRYAGHRVAHAATPLRALRHDHDQESR
- a CDS encoding CDGSH iron-sulfur domain-containing protein; the encoded protein is MTTAHHGAEVGEPTDAPQVTPHDAGPAPVILTACTDGPILVRGEVEIRDSSGRPVPRRRATVALCRCGASAIKPFCDGSHKAIGFRTDDEVPRPPEPTSAEEHTP